From Nerophis lumbriciformis linkage group LG11, RoL_Nlum_v2.1, whole genome shotgun sequence, one genomic window encodes:
- the ercc4 gene encoding DNA repair endonuclease XPF isoform X2, which yields MRNLFVKKLYLWPRFQASVNTALDRHKPDVVELHVSLTPAMRAIQSSILDIMSACLKELKRYNPTLEAEDLSVENTLSNAFDKTIRHYLDPLWHQLGSKTKALVQDLKVLRVLLLYLTQYDCVTFLNLLESLRSSQKNFGSNSGWLFLDSSTSMFVNARSRVYRIPESKKKLKVGSEAEKNQPSLTSESKRELVLEKSPKWEALTDVLQEIERENKSSPLKPGRVLICASDDRTCAQLQQYIRHGTEWLLNRLYRRTIAKRDPSAACAFNVATRKKGNGFLKGGSKGKGQGRPKGKEPMRKKKSIKTRPSLTLTQMVRKDQTNEPVMMGSSEDDMPEEEEEEEEEEEDESEDETLKLDLSSDAYYAVLKEPLMVIHPLKGCTDPHSLTRVLHEVEPTFVVLYDVEVSFVRQLEIYKACRLGKALRVYFLIYGGSTEEQKYLTGLSKEKKAFEHLIREKATMVIPEEREGREDTNLDLARNLEPANATTNTRKAGGQDQPKVPLRVIVDMREFRSELPSLLHRRGLDIEPVTLEVGDYILTPDVCVERKSVSDLIGSLQSGRLYTQCLSMSRYYKKPVLLIEFDPAKPFSLTGRSDFRHEISSNDISSKLTLLTLHFPRLRILWCPSPHATAELFLELKQGRLEPDAAAAQAVTAESDTVAESTELYNAGPYDFLLKMPGVSTKNFRGLIKNANSLADLAGLGQDKLAEILGNASNARLLYEFLHNVAGVKAPAHRIK from the exons GTTTCAAGCTTCAGTAAACACAGCACTGGACAGACACAAGCCCGATGTGGTGGAGCTCCACGTGTCACTGACACCGGCTATGAGGGCTATCCAGAGCTCTATCCTGGACATCATGAGTGCTTGTCTGAAGGAGCTGAAACGCTACAACCCCACCTTGGAGGCTGAGGATCTCTCCGTGGAGAACACGCTTAGCAATGCTTTTGACAAG ACCATCCGCCATTACTTGGACCCCTTGTGGCACCAGCTGGGATCAAAGACCAAGGCACTGGTTCAGGACCTGAAAGTACTCCGGGTTCTGCTGCTCTACCTCACTCAGTACGACTGTGTCACCTTCCTCAATCTGCTTGAGTCCCTCCGCTCCAGTCAAAAGAACTTTGGCTCCAATTCAG GGTGGCTCTTCCTGGACTCCAGTACCTCTATGTTTGTCAATGCCAGGAGCCGAGTGTACCGCATCCCAGAAAGCAAGAAGAAACTTAAAGTAGGATCCGAAGCGGAGAAAAATCAACCATCCCTCACTTCAG AGTCTAAGCGGGAGCTGGTGCTTGAGAAGAGCCCAAAGTGGGAAGCTCTTACTGATGTCCTGCAGGAGATTGAGAGGGAAAACAAGAGCTCTCCGCTTAAACCAG GTCGTGTGCTAATCTGTGCAAGTGATGACAGGACATGTGCCCAACTGCAGCAGTACATCAGGCATGGCACTGAATGGCTCCTGAACAGATTATACAGACGCACCATTGCTAAACGAGACCCATCAGCTGCCTGTGCTTTTAATGTGGCAACACGCAAAAAAGGCAACGGCTTCCTCAAAGGCGGTTCGAAGGGGAAGGGCCAAGGGAGGCCCAAAGGGAAGGAGCCTATGCGGAAAAAAAAGTCCATTAAGACCAGACCGTCCCTGACCTTGACACAGATGGTTAGGAAAGATCAGACTAATGAACCAGTAATGATGGGCAGCAGTGAGGATGACAtgcctgaagaagaagaagaagaagaagaagaagaagaagacgagtcAGAAGATGAGACCCTGAAGCTAGATTTGTCATCTGATGCTTACTACGCTGTACTGAAGGAGCCCCTGATGGTCATTCACCCCCTAAAGGGCTGCACAGATCCCCACAGCCTGACTAGGGTGCTGCATGAAGTGGAACCCACTTTTGTGGTGCTTTACGATGTTGAAGTCAGCTTTGTGCGCCAGCTGGAGATTTACAAAGCCTGTCGGCTTGGAAAAGCACTCAG GGTGTACTTTCTCATTTATGGTGGTTCGACAGAAGAACAGAAGTACCTGACTGGGCTGTCTAAGGAGAAGAAAGCATTTGAACACCTAATTAG AGAAAAAGCAACTATGGTCATCCCAGAGGAGAGGGAGGGCCGAGAAGACACCAATTTGGACCTTGCAAGGAATTTGGAGCCTGCCAATGCCACCACCAACACTCGCAAAGCAG GAGGTCAGGACCAGCCCAAAGTACCTTTACGGGTCATCGTAGACATGCGTGAGTTTCGTAGTGAACTCCCCTCCTTGCTTCACCGCCGGGGCCTGGACATCGAGCCTGTCACTTTGGAAGTAGGTGACTACATCTTGACGCCAGACGTGTGTGTGGAGCGCAAGAGCGTCAGCGATCTCATTGGCTCGTTGCAGAGCGGTCGCCTGTACACCCAGTGCCTCTCCATGAGCCGCTATTACAAAAAGCCAGTGCTGCTCATCGAGTTTGACCCAGCAAAACCCTTTTCCTTAACAGGCCGGTCCGATTTCCGCCACGAGATATCGTCCAATGACATTTCCTCCAAACTCACCTTACTCACGTTGCATTTCCCACGCCTCCGCATTCTCTGGTGCCCCTCCCCCCATGCCACTGCCGAGCTCTTTTTGGAGCTGAAGCAAGGTCGCTTAGAACCAGATGCTGCAGCGGCTCAAGCGGTCACGGCCGAATCAGACACTGTGGCTGAATCGACAGAGCTCTACAATGCCGGGCCTTACGACTTTCTGCTCAAGATGCCAGGGGTCAGCACAAAAAACTTCCGAGGTCTTATAAAAAATGCTAATAGCCTGGCGGACTTAGCCGGACTCGGTCAGGACAAGCTAGCAGAAATACTTGGAAATGCAAGCAATGCCAGGTTGCTCTATGAGTTCCTGCATAATGTTGCAGGTGTTAAAGCTCCAGCACACAGAATCAAATAG